Proteins encoded by one window of Streptomyces sp. NBC_01571:
- a CDS encoding UDP-N-acetylglucosamine 1-carboxyvinyltransferase, which yields MADDYLVRIGKLIRDARQHRGWTQSQLAEALGTSQSAVNRIERGNQNISLEMIARIGEALDSEIVSLGYAGPMHLRVVGGRRLSGSIDVKTSKNACVALLCATLLNKGRTVLRRVARIEEVYRLLEVLGSIGVRTRWINDGVDLEIVPPAQLDMEAIDAEAARRTRSIIMFLGPLLHRMDQFRLPYAGGCDLGTRTIEPHMIALRRFGLDIAATEGLYHARVDRAVSPARPIVLTERGDTVTENALLAAARHDGVTVIRNASSNYMVQDLCFFLEALGVRVEGIGTTTLTVHGVPTIDVDVDYSPSEDPVEAMSLLAAAVVTESELTVRRVPIEFLEIELAVLEEMGLDHDRTAEYFADNGRTRLVDLTVRPSKLEAPIDKIHPMPFPGLNIDNVPFFAAIAASAQGKTLIHDWVYDNRAIYLTDLNRLGGRLQLLDPHRVLVEGPTRWRAAEMMCPPALRPAVVVLLAMMAADGTSVLRNVYVINRGYEDLAERLNSLGAQIETFRDI from the coding sequence ATGGCAGACGACTACCTCGTACGCATCGGCAAGCTCATCCGTGACGCCCGTCAGCACCGGGGCTGGACCCAGTCGCAGCTCGCCGAGGCTCTCGGCACCAGCCAGAGCGCCGTCAATCGCATCGAGCGCGGCAATCAGAACATCAGCCTTGAGATGATCGCCCGCATAGGTGAAGCCCTGGACAGCGAGATCGTGTCCCTGGGCTACGCGGGTCCGATGCATCTGCGCGTGGTCGGCGGACGGCGGCTGTCCGGCTCGATCGACGTGAAGACCAGCAAGAACGCCTGTGTCGCGCTGCTGTGCGCCACGCTTCTGAACAAGGGCCGCACGGTCCTGCGCCGGGTGGCCCGGATCGAAGAGGTGTACCGCCTGCTGGAGGTACTCGGTTCGATCGGCGTCCGCACCCGGTGGATCAACGACGGGGTCGACCTGGAGATCGTGCCCCCGGCCCAGCTGGACATGGAGGCCATCGACGCCGAGGCGGCCCGCCGTACGCGGTCCATCATCATGTTCCTCGGCCCGCTGCTGCACCGCATGGACCAGTTCAGGCTGCCGTACGCGGGCGGTTGCGACCTGGGCACCAGGACCATCGAGCCGCACATGATCGCGCTGCGCCGCTTCGGTCTGGACATCGCCGCCACCGAGGGGCTCTACCACGCCCGGGTGGACCGCGCGGTCTCCCCCGCCCGCCCGATCGTCCTGACCGAGCGCGGCGACACGGTGACCGAGAACGCACTGCTCGCCGCCGCCCGCCACGACGGCGTGACCGTCATCCGCAACGCCTCCTCCAACTACATGGTCCAGGACCTGTGCTTCTTCCTGGAGGCCCTGGGCGTACGGGTGGAGGGCATCGGCACCACGACGCTCACCGTGCACGGTGTGCCCACCATCGACGTGGACGTCGACTACTCGCCCTCGGAGGACCCGGTCGAGGCGATGAGCCTGCTCGCCGCCGCGGTCGTCACCGAGTCGGAGCTGACCGTGCGCCGGGTGCCGATCGAGTTCCTGGAGATCGAGCTCGCGGTCCTGGAGGAGATGGGCCTCGACCACGACCGGACGGCGGAGTACTTCGCCGACAACGGCCGTACACGGCTGGTGGACCTGACGGTCCGGCCCTCCAAGCTGGAGGCGCCGATCGACAAGATCCACCCGATGCCCTTCCCGGGTCTGAACATCGACAACGTCCCGTTCTTCGCAGCCATCGCGGCCTCCGCGCAGGGCAAGACGCTGATCCACGACTGGGTGTACGACAACCGGGCGATCTATCTCACGGATCTCAACCGCCTCGGCGGGCGACTCCAACTCCTCGACCCGCACCGGGTGTTGGTGGAAGGCCCGACCCGCTGGCGCGCCGCCGAGATGATGTGCCCGCCCGCGCTGCGGCCCGCCGTGGTCGTCCTGCTGGCGATGATGGCGGCCGACGGGACGTCCGTGCTGCGCAACGTGTACGTCATCAACCGCGGCTACGAGGACCTGGCCGAGCGGCTCAACTCGCTCGGGGCGCAGATCGAGACGTTCCGGGACATCTGA
- a CDS encoding DUF4236 domain-containing protein: MALTFRKSFRILPGVRLNINRHSWSITTGGRHGPRQTHSSTGRKTTSMDLPGPFGWRRTTRRRDH; encoded by the coding sequence ATGGCACTCACCTTCCGCAAGAGCTTCCGCATCCTTCCCGGGGTGCGGCTGAACATCAACCGGCACTCGTGGTCGATCACCACCGGCGGACGGCACGGGCCGCGGCAGACGCACAGCAGCACCGGACGCAAGACCACGTCGATGGACCTGCCGGGCCCCTTCGGCTGGCGCCGCACCACGCGGCGGCGGGACCACTGA
- a CDS encoding helix-turn-helix transcriptional regulator, producing MASTEFGRTVRRWRDRVSPEAAGLPAGGQRRAAGLRREELALLAGISVDYVTRLEQGRAAHPSEQVVEALGRALRLSGIEREHLFHTAGLVPPGRGTVPGYLTPSVQRLLDRLTGTPVAAYDAAWTLLVANPLYAALLGDPSGWRDQERNGVWRAFLGPAGRVRHTPQARRTLETALVSDLRATASRYPADRRVQRLVAELRAGSDRFAELWDSGAVGRQEASRKTVDHPQLGPLTLDCDILSVAGSDLRIMVYTAEPGSQDAERVALLGVLGTQTLA from the coding sequence ATGGCGAGTACGGAGTTCGGGCGGACGGTACGGCGCTGGCGCGACCGGGTCTCCCCGGAGGCCGCCGGGCTCCCCGCCGGCGGGCAGCGGAGGGCGGCCGGGCTGCGCCGCGAAGAACTCGCCCTGCTGGCCGGGATCTCGGTCGACTACGTCACCCGGCTCGAGCAGGGCCGGGCGGCCCACCCGTCGGAACAGGTCGTCGAGGCGCTCGGCCGGGCCCTGCGGCTGTCCGGCATCGAGCGCGAGCACCTCTTCCACACCGCCGGGCTGGTCCCGCCGGGACGGGGCACGGTACCCGGCTATCTCACGCCGAGCGTGCAGCGGCTGCTGGACCGGCTGACCGGGACCCCCGTGGCGGCCTACGACGCGGCGTGGACGCTGCTGGTGGCCAACCCGCTGTACGCGGCCCTGCTGGGTGACCCGTCGGGGTGGCGCGACCAGGAGCGCAACGGGGTGTGGCGTGCCTTCCTCGGTCCGGCCGGCCGGGTGCGCCACACACCGCAGGCCCGGCGGACACTGGAGACCGCGCTCGTGAGCGATCTGCGTGCGACCGCGAGCCGGTATCCGGCCGACCGGCGGGTGCAACGGCTGGTCGCGGAACTGCGGGCGGGCAGCGACCGGTTCGCCGAGTTGTGGGACTCCGGGGCCGTGGGCCGCCAGGAGGCCTCGCGCAAGACCGTCGACCACCCCCAGTTGGGCCCCCTCACGCTGGACTGCGACATCCTCAGCGTCGCCGGCAGTGACCTGCGCATCATGGTCTACACGGCGGAGCCCGGCAGCCAGGACGCCGAACGGGTCGCGCTGCTCGGTGTGCTCGGCACCCAGACACTGGCCTGA
- a CDS encoding SDR family NAD(P)-dependent oxidoreductase codes for MTTTLITGANKGLGFETARRLVAAGHTVYIGSRDPERGRRAAEQLGARAVVLDVTDDASVAAAAKTIEADGGLDVLINNAGIEGRTPDGGVVGAADLTADVIRSIFETNVFGVVRVTHAFLPLLRRSAAPVVVNVSSGLASLARVSTPDTPTYAYPGVAYPASKTAVNMITVQFAKAFPEIRINAVEPGYTATDLNGNTGTQTVEEGAEIIVRTAQLGPEGPTGGYFDVEGSLPW; via the coding sequence ATGACGACAACACTGATCACCGGAGCGAACAAGGGTCTCGGCTTCGAGACCGCCCGCCGCCTCGTCGCAGCGGGCCACACCGTCTACATCGGCAGCCGGGACCCGGAGCGCGGACGCCGGGCCGCCGAGCAACTGGGGGCGCGCGCGGTCGTCCTCGACGTCACCGACGACGCCTCCGTCGCCGCCGCGGCGAAGACCATCGAGGCGGACGGCGGCCTCGACGTACTGATCAACAACGCCGGCATCGAGGGGCGGACGCCGGACGGGGGTGTCGTCGGCGCCGCGGACCTGACGGCCGACGTGATCCGGTCGATCTTCGAGACGAACGTCTTCGGGGTCGTACGCGTCACCCACGCCTTCCTGCCCCTGCTGAGGCGCTCCGCGGCCCCGGTCGTGGTGAACGTGAGCAGCGGACTGGCCTCGCTGGCCCGGGTCAGCACCCCCGACACACCCACCTACGCGTACCCCGGGGTCGCCTATCCGGCGTCGAAGACCGCGGTCAACATGATCACCGTGCAGTTCGCGAAGGCCTTCCCGGAGATCCGGATCAACGCCGTGGAGCCCGGCTACACCGCGACCGACCTGAACGGGAACACGGGCACGCAGACCGTCGAGGAGGGCGCCGAGATCATCGTCCGCACGGCCCAGCTGGGCCCGGAGGGACCGACCGGAGGCTACTTCGACGTGGAGGGCTCCCTTCCCTGGTGA
- a CDS encoding nuclear transport factor 2 family protein — MSDFRAIADRVEIEALRGEFTDAVMMRDYDRIALLFTPDGTWRMPSIPVELQGREPIRAWGRRVPDFVDFLVQNTHPGVIQLDGDTAYGRAYMSEVGRARDGRGGLNYAVYHDRYRRTDDGWRFTERVYEVRYEDASPLAGSPPRPAEDS, encoded by the coding sequence ATGAGTGACTTTCGGGCCATCGCGGATCGCGTCGAGATCGAGGCGCTGCGCGGTGAGTTCACCGACGCGGTGATGATGCGCGACTACGACCGCATCGCTCTGCTGTTCACACCGGACGGCACATGGCGGATGCCCAGCATCCCCGTCGAACTCCAGGGGCGGGAGCCGATCCGCGCCTGGGGCAGGCGAGTGCCCGACTTCGTGGACTTCCTGGTGCAGAACACGCACCCGGGCGTGATCCAGCTCGACGGCGACACCGCGTACGGCCGCGCCTACATGTCGGAGGTCGGGCGTGCCCGCGACGGTCGCGGAGGGCTGAACTACGCCGTCTACCACGACCGTTACCGGCGTACCGACGACGGCTGGAGGTTCACCGAGCGCGTCTACGAGGTCCGATACGAAGACGCTTCGCCGCTGGCCGGGTCACCGCCCCGCCCGGCTGAGGATTCGTGA
- a CDS encoding TniQ family protein, producing the protein MTEAQEQRLHQLPVQIRPRPGEPTDSYIRRLARANHLKPSYLHGFLTGSPNWFGKPRLERLAALTGRPPEQLEHVLADASSPRRRRKPGPNPTPVKKPNKRELYRRIRHDAETEGLSLRSLVRRHNVTWRTVRAALDSLEPRPRKPLPRRPTAIDPVQHLIDSMIESGHGRPRDIWVKLMDEHETSISYGTIRQYVQDREPRRPRRRTSLPTNPVRPGHQPATD; encoded by the coding sequence GTGACCGAGGCCCAGGAACAGCGGCTGCACCAGCTTCCCGTCCAGATCAGGCCGCGTCCTGGAGAACCTACCGACTCCTACATCCGGCGCCTCGCCCGCGCCAACCACCTCAAACCCAGCTACCTGCACGGCTTTCTCACCGGCTCACCGAACTGGTTCGGGAAACCCCGCCTCGAACGTCTTGCAGCCCTGACCGGACGCCCGCCCGAACAACTGGAACACGTCCTGGCCGATGCCAGTTCCCCCCGCCGGCGCCGCAAGCCCGGCCCGAACCCCACACCGGTCAAGAAACCCAACAAGAGAGAGCTTTACCGACGCATCCGGCACGACGCTGAGACCGAAGGGCTCTCATTGAGATCCCTGGTCAGACGGCACAACGTCACCTGGCGGACCGTCCGAGCCGCCCTGGACAGCCTCGAACCCCGACCCCGCAAACCTCTACCACGTCGGCCGACCGCCATCGATCCAGTCCAGCACCTCATCGACTCCATGATCGAATCCGGTCACGGCCGCCCCAGGGATATCTGGGTGAAACTCATGGATGAGCACGAGACCTCGATCTCCTACGGCACTATCAGGCAATACGTCCAGGACCGCGAACCTCGACGTCCACGTCGCAGGACTTCCTTGCCAACCAATCCAGTCCGCCCAGGTCACCAACCCGCAACCGACTAA
- a CDS encoding ATP-binding protein, with translation MSEVDAETNRQLTTLDGWRKFIENPPAPPVLLSPDALRRLSRTERDLYDDDRLDHHARMLVVATSFVEKTVTCGRRLVLLNRHAISARRGLIVSGLPGTGKTIAITQLGRAHELLDRARHPNVPDRIPVLYITVPPAATARMVAAEFARFLGLPVRSRLNMTDIIEAVVGVCTDTRTGLVLVDEIHNISQTTRSGAEVSDTLKYFSERIPATFVYAGIGVEDSELLAGTRGAQIAGRFTLVPTRPFPYGAEWKGLVATLENTLLLHGHQPGSLVKLDRYLHNRADGMIGALSHAIRGAAIDAILSGTERVTKEAIDAIPLDHAAETAASPLKKAARR, from the coding sequence TTGAGCGAGGTCGATGCCGAGACCAACCGGCAGCTGACCACACTGGACGGGTGGCGGAAGTTCATCGAGAACCCGCCCGCGCCTCCAGTTCTGTTGTCTCCTGACGCGCTGAGGCGTCTGTCCCGGACCGAACGGGACCTCTACGACGATGACCGGCTCGACCATCATGCCCGGATGCTCGTGGTCGCCACCTCGTTCGTCGAGAAGACGGTCACCTGCGGCCGGCGGCTCGTTCTGCTCAACCGGCACGCGATCAGTGCACGTCGCGGCCTGATTGTTTCCGGCCTGCCCGGAACCGGCAAGACAATCGCAATCACCCAGCTGGGCCGGGCCCACGAACTCCTCGACCGGGCCCGGCACCCGAACGTCCCGGACCGCATCCCGGTGCTCTACATCACCGTCCCGCCCGCCGCGACCGCCCGCATGGTCGCAGCCGAGTTCGCCCGCTTCCTGGGCCTGCCCGTCCGGTCCCGGCTGAACATGACCGACATCATCGAGGCCGTGGTCGGCGTCTGCACCGACACCCGCACCGGCCTGGTCCTGGTCGACGAGATCCACAACATTTCCCAGACCACCCGGTCCGGCGCCGAAGTCTCCGACACCCTGAAGTACTTTTCCGAGCGCATTCCCGCGACGTTCGTCTACGCGGGCATCGGCGTCGAGGACAGCGAGCTTCTGGCCGGAACCCGCGGAGCCCAGATCGCGGGCCGCTTCACACTCGTGCCCACCCGCCCGTTCCCTTACGGAGCCGAGTGGAAAGGGCTGGTCGCCACCCTGGAGAACACCCTGCTGCTGCACGGTCACCAGCCCGGCAGCCTGGTCAAACTCGACCGCTACCTCCACAACCGGGCCGACGGCATGATCGGAGCCCTGTCCCACGCAATCCGCGGGGCCGCGATCGACGCCATTCTCAGCGGCACCGAACGCGTGACGAAGGAAGCGATCGACGCAATCCCCCTGGATCATGCCGCAGAGACCGCGGCGTCCCCGCTCAAGAAGGCGGCCCGCAGGTGA
- a CDS encoding Mu transposase C-terminal domain-containing protein — MREAIEETAEASSKTIGFVVWRTTQILAAHEDAEGVEVPSERTLYRLFDRLATGTHATGSATTRRSVNARPAGPFGEVPACAPGEWMQIDSTPLDVLVRLDDGIAEKVELTAMIDLATRSLAAAVLRPTTKAADASALLARSITPEMMRPGWSDALRMSRSVMPHRRLLALDERLEHAAARPVIVPDTIVCDHGKVFISNNFRASCRYLGISLQPTHKASPFEKGAIEKTLGSVATLFAQFVAGYTGRSVDRRGRGLENGPLWSLPELQGLLDEWIVIWQNRPHDALRDPDSPKRAFTPNEKYAMLLESCGYVPAPFSGEDYVELLPERWQAINSYGIRINHRTYDDGELTPLRRQHSGVVEKKGLWEIHYDPYDVSRIWVRDRRSEPARWITVFWKHLHRVGVPFGEMAWDHAREQVPGGTEEQIAEAAAALLRRAHDGPAAENDRPATRSKRDRRVAARTRATVTDRPVPEPTAAEPVPDDEAGTEIAKVIPLGLFDPLANPWRRT, encoded by the coding sequence ATGCGGGAGGCGATCGAGGAGACCGCCGAGGCGTCGTCGAAGACGATCGGCTTCGTGGTCTGGCGGACGACACAGATCCTGGCCGCGCACGAGGACGCGGAAGGTGTCGAGGTGCCGTCCGAGCGCACGCTCTACCGGCTGTTCGACAGGCTGGCCACCGGCACTCATGCGACGGGATCGGCGACCACGCGCCGTTCGGTGAACGCGCGTCCGGCTGGCCCGTTCGGGGAAGTGCCGGCCTGCGCGCCGGGCGAGTGGATGCAGATCGACTCCACGCCGCTGGACGTCCTGGTGCGTCTCGACGACGGCATCGCCGAGAAGGTCGAACTGACCGCCATGATCGACCTGGCGACCAGGTCACTCGCCGCTGCGGTGCTGCGGCCGACGACGAAGGCTGCCGACGCTTCTGCCCTTCTGGCCCGGAGCATCACCCCGGAGATGATGCGTCCCGGCTGGTCGGATGCCCTGCGGATGTCGAGGTCGGTGATGCCGCACCGTCGGCTGCTGGCTTTGGACGAGCGGCTGGAGCACGCAGCTGCGCGGCCGGTGATCGTGCCGGACACGATCGTCTGCGACCACGGCAAGGTCTTCATCTCGAACAACTTCCGCGCGTCCTGCCGCTACTTGGGCATCAGTCTCCAGCCGACTCACAAGGCGTCGCCTTTCGAGAAGGGTGCGATCGAGAAGACGCTGGGTTCGGTGGCCACCTTGTTCGCACAGTTCGTCGCGGGTTACACCGGCCGGTCGGTGGACCGCCGGGGGCGGGGCCTGGAGAACGGACCGCTGTGGTCCCTGCCCGAACTCCAGGGTCTGTTGGACGAGTGGATCGTCATCTGGCAGAACCGCCCGCACGACGCGCTGCGGGATCCGGACTCACCGAAGCGCGCGTTCACGCCGAACGAGAAGTACGCGATGCTGCTGGAGTCGTGCGGCTACGTTCCGGCCCCGTTCAGTGGCGAGGACTACGTCGAGTTGCTGCCCGAACGCTGGCAAGCGATCAACTCCTACGGCATCCGGATCAACCACCGCACATACGACGACGGTGAGCTGACCCCGTTGCGTCGCCAGCACTCCGGGGTGGTGGAGAAGAAGGGTCTGTGGGAGATCCACTACGACCCCTACGACGTCTCCCGGATCTGGGTACGCGACCGCCGCAGCGAACCGGCCCGATGGATCACGGTGTTCTGGAAACACCTGCACCGCGTCGGCGTCCCGTTCGGCGAGATGGCCTGGGACCACGCTCGCGAACAGGTCCCGGGCGGGACCGAGGAACAGATCGCCGAGGCCGCCGCTGCCCTGCTGCGGCGGGCCCACGACGGCCCCGCCGCTGAGAATGACCGCCCGGCCACACGCTCGAAGCGGGACCGGCGCGTCGCCGCCCGCACCCGGGCCACTGTCACCGATCGGCCGGTCCCTGAACCGACGGCGGCCGAGCCCGTGCCCGACGACGAGGCCGGCACCGAGATCGCGAAGGTCATCCCGCTGGGCCTGTTCGATCCGCTCGCCAATCCCTGGAGGCGCACGTGA
- a CDS encoding TnsA-like heteromeric transposase endonuclease subunit, producing the protein MAVPVRVNLAEPYVELSYVDAVRERRRRPLLDCATSRFEDVAAVRPFRWSRGERHFSGWYWAATTGRHVGFESWLERDRLLLMDFDPRVVGIASQPFWLYWHDGERERRHAPDYFVRRADGSAVVVDVRADERIDPKDMEAFEATRMACHQAGWGFERVGVPDAVLLANVRWLSRYRHPRCLRGPVVDRLREVLAAPVPLMAGADAVGDRLETLPVLFHLLWLQEVAAEGLAVELLGPSTIVRLADGGGR; encoded by the coding sequence GTGGCCGTACCGGTCAGGGTGAATCTTGCGGAGCCGTACGTCGAGCTGTCGTACGTGGATGCCGTACGCGAGCGTCGGCGACGTCCGCTGCTGGACTGTGCGACGTCCCGGTTCGAGGACGTGGCTGCGGTACGGCCGTTCCGGTGGTCGCGTGGTGAGCGTCACTTCTCGGGCTGGTACTGGGCGGCGACGACCGGTCGGCATGTCGGGTTCGAGTCATGGCTGGAGCGGGACCGGCTGCTGCTGATGGACTTCGATCCCAGGGTGGTGGGGATCGCCTCGCAGCCGTTCTGGCTGTATTGGCACGACGGCGAGCGTGAGCGTCGGCACGCTCCGGACTACTTTGTGCGCCGCGCGGATGGTTCGGCGGTGGTCGTCGATGTCCGCGCTGATGAGCGGATCGACCCGAAGGACATGGAGGCGTTCGAGGCGACACGCATGGCCTGCCACCAGGCCGGATGGGGCTTCGAGCGGGTCGGGGTGCCGGATGCGGTGCTGCTGGCGAATGTGCGGTGGCTGTCGCGCTACCGGCACCCGCGGTGTCTGCGTGGCCCGGTCGTGGACCGGCTGCGGGAGGTTCTCGCGGCTCCGGTCCCGTTGATGGCCGGCGCCGATGCCGTCGGCGACCGGCTTGAGACGCTTCCCGTCTTGTTTCATCTCCTCTGGCTCCAGGAGGTGGCCGCCGAGGGACTGGCGGTCGAGTTACTGGGGCCGTCGACCATCGTGCGCCTGGCGGACGGAGGTGGCCGGTGA
- the acnA gene encoding aconitate hydratase AcnA, protein MSANSFDARSTLQVGDESYEIFRLDKVEGSARLPYSLKVLLENLLRTEDGANITADHIRALGGWDSQAQPSQEIQFTPARVIMQDFTGVPCVVDLATMREAVKELGGDPAKINPLAPAELVIDHSVIADKFGTHDAFAQNVELEYGRNKERYQFLRWGQTAFDEFKVVPPGTGIVHQVNIEHLARTVMVRNGQAYPDTLVGTDSHTTMVNGLGVLGWGVGGIEAEAAMLGQPVSMLIPRVVGFKLTGELTPGTTATDLVLTITEMLRKHGVVGKFVEFYGEGVAATSLANRATIGNMSPEFGSTAAIFPIDGETIKYLKLTGRSEQQIALVEAYAKQQGLWLDPAAEPDFSEKLELDLSTVVPSIAGPKRPQDRIVLANAAEQFKSDVRNYVADDDEAGKESFPASDSPAATNGVPSNPVTVTAPDGSTYEIDHGAVTVAAITSCTNTSNPYVMVAAALVAKKAVEKGLTRKPWVKTTLAPGSKVVTDYFDKAGLTPYLDKVGFNLVGYGCTTCIGNSGPLPDEVSKAVNDHDLAVTSVLSGNRNFEGRINPDVKMNYLASPPLVVAYALAGSMKVDITKDALGTDQDGKPVYLQDIWPSEAEVNDVVANAIGEDMFNKSYQDVFAGDAQWQALPIPEGNTFEWDPQSTYVRKPPYFEGMTMETTPVSDIAGARVLAKLGDSVTTDHISPAGAIKADTPGGKYLTEHGVERRDFNSYGSRRGNHEVMIRGTFANIRLRNQIAPGTEGGYTRDFTKEDAPVSFIYDASRNYIEQGIPLVILAGKEYGSGSSRDWAAKGTALLGVKAVIAESYERIHRSNLIGMGVLPLQFPEGATAESLGLTGEETFSFTGVEELNNGTTPRTVKVTTDSGVEFDAVVRIDTPGEADYYRNGGIMQYVLRNLIAK, encoded by the coding sequence GTGTCGGCGAACAGCTTCGACGCCCGCAGCACGCTGCAGGTGGGCGACGAGTCGTACGAGATCTTCCGGCTGGACAAGGTGGAAGGCTCGGCTCGCCTTCCGTACAGCCTGAAGGTGCTGCTGGAGAACCTGCTCCGCACCGAGGACGGCGCGAACATCACCGCCGACCACATCCGGGCCCTCGGCGGCTGGGACTCCCAGGCGCAGCCCAGCCAGGAGATCCAGTTCACGCCCGCGCGCGTGATCATGCAGGACTTCACCGGCGTGCCCTGTGTCGTCGACCTCGCCACCATGCGCGAGGCCGTCAAGGAGCTCGGCGGTGACCCGGCGAAGATCAACCCGCTGGCCCCGGCCGAGCTGGTCATCGACCACTCCGTCATCGCCGACAAGTTCGGCACCCACGACGCGTTCGCGCAGAACGTCGAGCTGGAGTACGGCCGCAACAAGGAGCGCTACCAGTTCCTGCGCTGGGGCCAGACCGCCTTCGACGAGTTCAAGGTCGTCCCGCCGGGCACCGGCATCGTCCACCAGGTGAACATCGAGCACCTGGCGCGCACGGTCATGGTCCGTAACGGCCAGGCCTACCCCGACACCCTCGTCGGTACGGACTCCCACACCACGATGGTCAACGGCCTGGGCGTCCTCGGCTGGGGCGTCGGCGGCATCGAGGCCGAGGCCGCGATGCTCGGCCAGCCGGTGTCGATGCTCATCCCGCGCGTCGTCGGCTTCAAGCTCACCGGTGAGCTCACCCCCGGCACGACCGCCACCGACCTGGTGCTCACGATCACCGAGATGCTGCGCAAGCACGGCGTCGTCGGCAAGTTCGTCGAGTTCTACGGTGAGGGTGTGGCCGCCACTTCGCTGGCCAACCGCGCCACCATCGGCAACATGTCGCCGGAGTTCGGCTCCACCGCCGCGATCTTCCCGATCGACGGCGAGACCATCAAGTACCTGAAGCTGACCGGCCGTTCCGAGCAGCAGATCGCGCTCGTCGAGGCGTACGCCAAGCAGCAGGGCCTCTGGCTCGACCCGGCCGCCGAGCCCGACTTCTCCGAGAAGCTGGAGCTCGACCTCTCCACGGTCGTCCCCTCGATCGCCGGCCCGAAGCGCCCGCAGGACCGCATCGTCCTCGCGAACGCCGCCGAGCAGTTCAAGAGCGATGTGCGCAACTACGTCGCCGACGACGACGAGGCGGGCAAGGAGTCCTTCCCGGCCTCCGACTCCCCGGCCGCCACCAACGGCGTGCCCTCCAACCCGGTCACGGTCACGGCCCCCGACGGCTCGACCTACGAGATCGACCACGGTGCGGTGACGGTCGCGGCCATCACCTCCTGCACCAACACCTCGAACCCGTACGTCATGGTCGCCGCCGCGCTCGTCGCGAAGAAGGCCGTGGAGAAGGGCCTGACCCGCAAGCCGTGGGTCAAGACCACCCTCGCGCCGGGCTCCAAGGTCGTCACCGACTACTTCGACAAGGCCGGGCTCACCCCCTACCTCGACAAGGTCGGCTTCAACCTCGTCGGCTACGGCTGCACCACCTGCATCGGCAACTCCGGCCCGCTGCCGGACGAGGTCTCCAAGGCCGTCAACGACCACGACCTCGCCGTCACCTCGGTCCTCTCCGGCAACCGGAACTTCGAGGGCCGTATCAACCCCGACGTGAAGATGAACTACCTGGCGTCCCCGCCGCTGGTCGTCGCCTACGCGCTCGCGGGCTCCATGAAGGTGGACATCACCAAGGACGCCCTCGGCACCGACCAGGACGGCAAGCCGGTCTACCTCCAGGACATCTGGCCCTCCGAGGCCGAGGTCAACGACGTCGTGGCGAACGCCATCGGCGAGGACATGTTCAACAAGTCCTACCAGGACGTCTTCGCGGGCGACGCCCAGTGGCAGGCGCTGCCGATCCCCGAGGGCAACACCTTCGAGTGGGACCCGCAGTCGACCTACGTGCGCAAGCCCCCTTACTTCGAGGGCATGACGATGGAGACCACCCCGGTCTCGGACATCGCCGGCGCGCGCGTCCTCGCCAAGCTCGGCGACTCGGTCACCACCGACCACATCTCCCCGGCCGGTGCGATCAAGGCCGACACCCCCGGAGGCAAGTACCTCACGGAGCACGGTGTCGAGCGTCGTGACTTCAACAGCTACGGCTCCCGCCGCGGCAACCACGAGGTCATGATCCGCGGAACGTTCGCCAACATCCGCCTGCGCAACCAGATCGCGCCGGGCACCGAGGGCGGCTACACCCGCGACTTCACGAAGGAGGACGCCCCCGTCTCCTTCATCTACGACGCCTCGCGCAACTACATCGAGCAGGGCATCCCGCTGGTCATCCTGGCGGGCAAGGAGTACGGCTCCGGCTCGTCCCGCGACTGGGCCGCCAAGGGCACCGCGCTGCTCGGCGTCAAGGCCGTCATCGCCGAGTCCTACGAGCGCATCCACCGCTCGAACCTCATCGGCATGGGCGTCCTGCCGCTCCAGTTCCCGGAGGGCGCCACCGCGGAGTCCCTCGGCCTGACCGGCGAGGAGACCTTCTCCTTCACCGGTGTCGAGGAGCTCAACAACGGCACCACCCCGCGCACGGTGAAGGTCACCACCGACAGCGGCGTCGAGTTCGACGCGGTCGTCCGCATCGACACCCCCGGCGAGGCGGACTACTACCGCAACGGCGGCATCATGCAGTACGTGCTGCGCAACCTGATCGCCAAGTAG